One genomic region from Eremothecium gossypii ATCC 10895 chromosome I, complete sequence encodes:
- the SMM1 gene encoding tRNA-dihydrouridine(20) synthase (NAD(+)) (Syntenic homolog of Saccharomyces cerevisiae YNR015W (SMM1)) — MANYAGKLVLAPMVRAGELPTRLLALRHGADLVWGPEIIDKKLVQCQRVPNDELQTVDYVLPSTHAGKPPVVVFRTAPALEGGRVIFQLGTASPTLAVRAANTVIGDVAGIDVNAGCPKHFSIHAGMGAALLRTPDTLCGILRALVDEVGRPHSKPISVKIRLLDDLAATLDLVEKLCATGISNLTVHCRTTPMRNREAPIRSYLASIFELCQASKVSLIMNGALEGRKHFEEVRAELKLPTDVGGMIAEAAEANPTVFSLNPLPWHQAVPEYLQIADQYRNHTSNTKYMMNRMVPGKSPFYQYFIRCKTSDDFLYVGKQLGPNGECLSDPTEYLAKSRKEEQQEKKATKGKLLQHHDESQSKGKRVLEDENSQESKRTKTEQA; from the coding sequence ATGGCAAACTACGCGGGCAAGCTTGTGCTGGCGCCGATGGTGCGCGCGGGCGAGCTACCGACCCGGTTGCTTGCTCTGCGGCACGGCGCCGACCTGGTGTGGGGCCCGGAAATCATCGACAAGAAATTGGTGCAGTGCCAGCGGGTGCCGAACGACGAACTGCAGACGGTGGACTATGTATTGCCTAGCACGCATGCAGGAAAGCCCCCAGTGGTGGTGTTCCGgacggcgccggcgctggagGGCGGGCGCGTGATCTTCCAGCTGGGGACGGCGAGCCCGACTTTGGCGGTGCGTGCGGCGAACACTGTGATCGGTGATGTGGCCGGCATCGACGTGAACGCCGGGTGCCCCAAGCACTTCTCGATCCATGCCGGGATGGGCGCTGCACTGCTGCGCACGCCAGACACGCTGTGCGGGATTCTGCGTGCGCTGGTGGACGAGGTAGGGCGGCCGCACTCGAAGCCCATCAGCGTGAAGATTCGGCTGCTGGACGACCTGGCGGCCACGCTCGATCTGGTGGAGAAGCTCTGTGCGACTGGCATCAGCAACCTGACGGTTCACTGCCGTACGACTCCGATGCGAAACCGGGAGGCCCCGATCCGCAGCTACCTGGCGTCCATTTTCGAGCTGTGCCAGGCCAGCAAAGTGTCACTTATAATGAACGGAGCGCTGGAAGGTCGCAAGCACTTTGAGGAGGTCCGCGCCGAGCTAAAGCTACCCACCGACGTTGGCGGAATGATCGCGGAGGCGGCAGAGGCAAACCCAACGGTCTTCTCGTTGAATCCGCTGCCGTGGCACCAGGCCGTACCCGAATATCTACAGATTGCGGACCAATACCGTAATCATACCAGCAACACGAAGTACATGATGAATCGCATGGTTCCTGGCAAGTCACCCTTCTACCAGTACTTCATCCGCTGCAAGACCTCGGATGACTTCCTCTATGTGGGGAAGCAGCTAGGTCCGAATGGGGAATGCCTCTCCGACCCGACAGAATACCTTGCAAAGAGCAGGAaggaggagcagcaggagaAAAAGGCGACCAAGGGCAAGTTGCTGCAGCATCATGATGAGTCGCAATCGAAGGGCAAGCGTGTTCTCGAAGATGAGAATTCGCAGGAATCGAAGCGGACCAAGACAGAGCAGGCATGA
- a CDS encoding AAR073Wp (NOHBY109; No homolog in Saccharomyces cerevisiae; Syntenic homolog of Kluyveromyces lactis KLLA0F06116g): MFKALKKKIQHGKHHAGKAGSDKALDDGRHRSIFGNCGPRLSGAAALGPEIQLIPKQQTLQRGPTRVKPEVCEELLTAAAIYERLRQEDQANGRLIDAYYVYDREAYKAAPAGQDGRDPAFDVFASACVTPTSGRYVIFQLAAFFIEQLNSQLGTGSNSTDMIRAAMEIFKPNLSHYSFSETQQIRQLLASFFPRAGCTLAGTALREAIEREFRNNWNRLILALRILWAELPESIVPWDCFITFKRLEERDGYPTSAFFMLLKQVLPSHDYMCTTYAFLEILVTIVGRTDLLVEKTTQMDLIFTAGQVCFPSCKAVEEYKDANDEGNDDELILNKIYRNRGSALYHLFVAYLRSLADKGKIKDFYLLDNFDVHEYPPGPYRPMTQRALTLTVPRFIPESDMRNDFNQLIKFVAKAGSRIYSSQHAFSKLENSFLDKFEENPLKVVEGLFSKSSKRYLYKFDKHFSTNYFKTLNDRQGWNRALHELDPTNQYAVSTWIESCKQHGFSEFLSMLEDNMGGEGTLALGHPLLASLTEELSFNAKEEEEELAAVRLSKMGVSEWFISSWKYEMFLGKIYNTLVIKLTKRVGDCDWIVISTDDRVSTSAMLQNRPLPTPPTTNPSRSDSKEEVLPKPVKPYCPTVHSTYSDQSSIRMRPPPLDTATDPFDSPMISSPTSAHTRRRSVVSNGKINEGSVSSSKHLSETGDTSSTAGTGKLFITSESPISSSTPIDNRLYFKDKPRQPPAISNIVIPQPLPVSDPGRQEERLFTPTGGAFVLPRPHIPMKIQNPSMNSFPKSAADRHISMIREEEVEQVSSPSSVRGPRSVSEPPTVPSHLMQGVPAMVPEAASEDELDKPLIPPAKPVDFRCRELQLIAKMAPDLCKPLPMPKEPSSLMSPVSDASDKEEPAFPEPMQAAVNTLLSENGDLRKPGNRATVIVYPKYDSVPDEEEDEDDEFSEDDSAVDPAEQLPVGVTEKPPQETSAVAPHDGQSTSEWASDDAPSDGLDFSMPPNQGFAKPSPAANGMKTLSLPPEAPASTNDFLEDFIDGYNEHSMLPPASHNPPEAPADETLFERVKRYYEDSPFERVPTIRSATAPVAEDSGVDRHVALERSPTTPKPLTPGPLERPAVKRLSWSQESSVRSAERGALRRRQASWTYSMASTVPPDEDNGFFDSDASESPDDDGLHISRFKNALLKTKRSINRLNSNHKA, encoded by the coding sequence ATGTTCAAGGCgctcaagaagaagatCCAGCATGGAAAGCACCATGCGGGCAAGGCCGGAAGCGACAAGGCGCTCGATGACGGCCGGCACCGCTCCATCTTCGGCAACTGCGGCCCCCGGCTCTCAGGAGCGGCGGCCCTGGGGCCCGAGATTCAGCTGATACCCAAGCAGCAGACGCTGCAACGCGGCCCGACGCGTGTGAAGCCCGAGGTCTgcgaggagctgctgacAGCAGCGGCCATCTACGAGCGGCTGCGCCAGGAGGACCAGGCGAACGGGCGCCTGATCGACGCGTACTACGTCTACGACCGCGAGGCGTATAAGGCTGCGCCGGCCGGCCAGGACGGCCGCGATCCGGCCTTCGACGTCTTCGCCAGCGCATGCGTGACGCCAACCTCTGGGCGCTACGTGATCTTTCAGCTGGCTGCATTTTTTATTGAGCAGCTCAATAGCCAGCTGGGCACGGGAAGCAACAGCACGGATATGATACGTGCGGCGATGGAGATTTTTAAGCCGAACCTATCACACTACTCATTCTCCGAGACCCAGCAGATacgccagctgctcgcgTCGTTTTTCCCTCGTGCGGGCTGCACGCTGGCTGGCACTGCTCTGCGCGAGGCCATCGAGCGCGAATTCCGCAACAACTGGAACCGCCTGATACTGGCCCTTCGAATCCTGTGGGCGGAGCTCCCCGAGAGCATTGTTCCGTGGGATTGTTTCATCACATTCAAGCGTCTGGAAGAGCGCGACGGATACCCGACGTCGGCATTCTTCATGCTTCTGAAGCAGGTGCTGCCCAGCCACGACTACATGTGCACGACTTACGCTTTTCTGGAAATCCTGGTGACGATCGTTGGGCGTACGGACCTGTTGGTGGAGAAGACGACGCAGATGGACTTAATATTCACCGCGGGCCAGGTGTGTTTCCCCTCTTGCAAGGCGGTAGAAGAGTACAAGGATGCCAACGATGAAGGCAACGACGACGAACTTATTCTGAACAAGATCTACCGTAACCGGGGAAGCGCGCTGTACCACCTTTTCGTGGCGTACCTGCGGTCTCTCGCAGACAAGGGCAAAATCAAGGATTTCTATCTGCTTGATAACTTCGATGTCCACGAGTACCCACCGGGACCATACCGTCCTATGACGCAGCGAGCTTTGACGCTGACTGTGCCACGATTCATACCCGAGAGCGACATGCGCAACGACTTCAATCAGCTCATCAAATTCGTGGCGAAAGCTGGGTCTCGTATATACTCTTCACAGCATGCATTCTCCAAGCTGGAGAATTCATTCCTCGACAAGTTCGAGGAGAACCCATTGAAAGTGGTGGAAGGACTATTCTCGAAATCTTCGAAACGATACCTGTACAAATTTGACAAGCATTTCAGCACCAACTACTTCAAGACTTTAAACGACAGGCAGGGCTGGAATCGCGCACTGCATGAGCTGGATCCGACCAACCAGTACGCCGTGTCCACCTGGATTGAATCCTGCAAGCAGCATGGGTTCAGCGAGTTTTTGTCGATGCTGGAAGATAACATGGGCGGAGAAGGGACGCTCGCGCTGGGGCACCCGCTGTTGGCGTCGCTCACGGAGGAACTGAGCTTCAACGcgaaggaggaggaggaggagctggcTGCGGTCAGGCTGTCGAAGATGGGCGTATCCGAGTGGTTCATTTCCTCCTGGAAGTACGAGATGTTCCTGGGGAAGATATACAACACATTGGTCATTAAGCTAACTAAGAGAGTCGGCGACTGCGACTGGATTGTGATCAGCACGGACGACCGCGTGTCCACCTCCGCTATGCTGCAGAACCGGCCCCTGCCCACGCCGCCCACCACCAACCCTAGCAGATCGGATTCGAAAGAAGAGGTGTTGCCGAAGCCTGTCAAGCCGTACTGCCCGACGGTTCACTCCACCTACAGCGACCAGTCCTCCATTCGCATGAGGCCTCCGCCGCTCGATACGGCTACCGATCCATTCGATTCGCCGATGATAAGTTCTCCAACGTCCGCACATACACGCAGGAGGTCCGTGGTTTCCAACGGTAAAATAAATGAGGGCTCAGTATCATCCTCAAAGCATTTGAGCGAAACGGGGGATACTTCTTCAACAGCTGGCACTGGGAAGCTATTCATCACCTCGGAGTCGCCAATTTCATCCTCAACGCCGATAGACAACAGACTTTACTTCAAGGACAAGCCACGCCAGCCACCGGCAATCAGCAACATTGTTATTCCACAACCACTTCCAGTGTCTGACCCGGGTCGGCAGGAAGAACGTCTATTTACGCCTACAGGCGGTGCCTTTGTGCTCCCTAGACCCCATATCCCTATGAAGATCCAGAACCCATCCATGAACTCGTTCCCCAAGTCGGCCGCCGATCGCCATATATCTATGATCAGAgaggaggaggtggagcaGGTGTCGAGTCCTTCTTCCGTTCGCGGCCCACGCAGCGTGTCGGAGCCTCCTACAGTGCCTAGCCACCTCATGCAGGGGGTCCCGGCTATGGTCCCAGAGGCTGCCTCAGAGGATGAGCTAGACAAGCCTCTGATCCCGCCCGCGAAGCCCGTGGATTTCCGCTGTCGGGAGCTGCAGCTCATAGCCAAGATGGCTCCGGACCTCTGCAAGCCGCTTCCGATGCCAAAGGAACCTAGCTCGCTGATGTCACCCGTTTCTGACGCTTCGGACAAGGAGGAGCCCGCATTCCCAGAGCCCATGCAGGCTGCAGTCAATACGCTGCTCAGTGAGAACGGCGACCTGCGCAAGCCCGGGAATCGGGCCACGGTCATTGTATACCCCAAGTACGACTCTGTACCCGATGAGGAAGAagacgaggacgacgagtTCTCAGAGGACGACTCTGCGGTGGACCCCGCAGAGCAGCTGCCCGTCGGTGTCACAGAGAAACCACCGCAGGAGACCAGCGCCGTGGCCCCCCATGACGGGCAGTCCACCTCCGAGTGGGCGAGCGACGACGCGCCCTCGGACGGGCTTGACTTCAGCATGCCCCCCAACCAGGGCTTCGCGAAGCCGTCCCCGGCCGCCAACGGCATGAAGACGCTCAGCCTGCCGCCCGAAGCGCCCGCCTCCACCAACGACTTCCTTGAGGACTTCATCGACGGCTACAACGAGCACTCCATGCTCCCCCCTGCATCCCACAACCCGCCGGAAGCGCCCGCTGACGAGACGCTCTTCGAGCGTGTAAAGCGCTACTACGAGGACTCGCCGTTCGAGAGGGTCCCGACGATCCGGAGCGCCACCGCGCCGGTCGCCGAGGACTCCGGCGTCGACAGGCACGTCGCGCTCGAGCGCTCGCCCACGACGCCCAAGCCGCTCACCCCGGGCCCGCTCGAGCGTCCCGCGGTCAAGCGCCTCTCCTGGAGCCAGGAGTCCTCCGTCAGGAGCGCCGAGCGCGGCGccctgcgccgccgtcAGGCCAGCTGGACCTACAGCATGGCCTCCACCGTCCCTCCCGACGAGGACAACGGCTTTTTCGACTCCGACGCCAGCGAAAGCCCCGACGACGACGGGCTGCACATCTCCCGGTTCAAGAacgcgctgctgaagaCGAAGCGCAGCATAAACAGGCTCAACAGCAACCACAAGGCATGA
- a CDS encoding uncharacterized protein (Syntenic homolog of Saccharomyces cerevisiae YMR206W and YNR014W) — protein MADSQNTPVNAQITLCAVADSRPEQWAGADIRAWALQRPLSNSQKICDLYQCVHCGEVAARRAKRRSARRASETHAEGPWDEPAARSLHITVSYEEVEWRLRRRTLPILPSAQDARGARGAAPLFQASVDEDDAGSCEESESAPGSAGARAGDDVVLTSPCSRHHHRRNSIAVRFTKTCLKTL, from the coding sequence ATGGCAGACTCACAGAATACACCGGTGAACGCACAGATCACGCTGTGCGCCGTAGCGGACAGCAGGCCCGAGCAGTGGGCAGGCGCGGACATTCGGGCGTGGGCTCTGCAGCGACCTCTGTCGAACTCACAGAAGATATGCGACCTGTACCAGTGCGTGCACTGCGGCGAggtggcggcgcggcgcgccaagcggcgctccgcgcggcgggcgagcGAGACGCACGCGGAGGGGCCGTGGGACGAGCCCGCGGCGCGGAGCCTGCACATCACGGTGTCGTATGAGGAGGTGGAGtggcggctgcggcggcgcacGCTGCCGATCCTGCCGAGCGCGCAggacgcgcgcggcgcgcgtggcgcggcgccgctgtTTCAGGCGAGCGTGGACGAAGACGACGCGGGGTCGTGCGAGGAGAGCGAGTCCGCGCCGGGGAGCGCCGGGGCCCGGGCGGGCGACGACGTGGTGCTGACGTCGCCGTGCTCGCGACACCACCACCGGCGCAACTCGATTGCGGTTCGGTTTACGAAGACGTGTCTCAAGACTTTGTAG
- the UPS1 gene encoding Ups1p (Syntenic homolog of Saccharomyces cerevisiae YLR193C (UPS1)), whose protein sequence is MVLWYKNTHVFERDFQTVSLAFFNRYPNPYAAHVLSIDTIARDVDADGRLHTTRLIKKMGKLPAWARPLLGRISESWIIEMSSVDAARQEMRTYTRNLDHTKVIKVEEYTCYRFRDGATVADSRVRFSSGIRMGIKGRIESWSHRTFDENIKRSRLGMAFVMDKLEERAKLLL, encoded by the coding sequence ATGGTTTTATGGTACAAGAACACGCATGTGTTCGAGCGGGACTTCCAAACGGTGTCGCTGGCGTTCTTCAACCGGTACCCGAACCCCTATGCGGCCCACGTACTGTCGATCGACACGATCGCGCGCGACGTCGACGCCGACGGGCGCCTCCACACCACCCGGCTGATCAAGAAGATGGGCAAGCTGCCCGCGTGGGCGCGGCCGCTGCTGGGGCGCATCTCCGAGTCGTGGATCATCGAGATGAGCAGCGTggacgccgcgcgccaggAGATGCGCACCTACACGCGCAATCTGGACCACACCAAGGTCATCAAGGTCGAGGAGTACACTTGCTACCGCTTCCGCGACGGCGCCACGGTCGCCGACAGCCGCGTGCgcttcagcagcggcaTCCGCATGGGCATCAAGGGCCGCATCGAGAGCTGGTCGCACCGCACGTTCGACGAGAACATCAAGCGCAGCCGGCTCGGCATGGCCTTCGTCATGGACAAGCTGGAGGAGCGCGcgaagctgctgctctAG
- the NCW2 gene encoding Ncw2p (Syntenic homolog of Saccharomyces cerevisiae YLR194C): MKLYPAAIALFAAYVRAAADDDSDSDSVRPQSRTSASTARNNGQFAVPPSTTITLTRDGTVYTSYAWWLPEASDAYGSDKPLDYATTTDSRGRTTTSPVWWRAGTESAKPSRSASASVASDAESSTGASRSRRQTTSLAGSSAASSGSASARSASSSASSASSASARSASSSSLSDISTTTNGSPSPLRALRALPAGSAHYSAGTLASAICVIAAAALL; encoded by the coding sequence ATGAAGCTCTATCCCGCCGCCATCGCCCTTTTCGCCGCCTACGTtcgcgctgccgccgacGACGACAGCGACAGCGACAGCGTCCGTCCCCAGTCCCGGACCTCCGCCTCCACGGCCCGCAACAACGGCCAGTTCGCCGTGCCCCCCAGCACCACCATAACCCTCACCCGCGACGGCACCGTCTACACCAGCTACGCCTGGTGGCTGCCCGAGGCCAGCGACGCCTACGGCAGCGACAAGCCGCTGGACTACGCCACGACCACGGACAGTCGCGGCAGAACCACCACGTCCCCCGTCTGGTGGCGCGCCGGCACCGAGTCCGCCAAGCCCTCTAGGTCAGCCTCCGCGAGCGTCGCCTCCGACGCCGAGTCCTCGACAGGCGCTTCGCGCTCGCGCCGCCAGACCACCTCGCTCGCCGGCagctccgccgcctcctccggctccgcctccgcgcgcagcgccagctcctccgccagctctgccagctccgcctccgcgcgcagcgccagTTCCTCGAGCCTCTCCGACATCTCGACCACTACAAACGGCTCTCCGAgcccgctgcgcgcgctgcgcgcgctgcccgccGGCTCCGCACACTACTCCGCCGGCACCCTGGCCAGCGCCATCTGCGTCAtcgcagcagctgcgctGCTGTGA
- the NMT1 gene encoding glycylpeptide N-tetradecanoyltransferase NMT1 (Syntenic homolog of Saccharomyces cerevisiae YLR195C (NMT1)): MGDSGDAQKMQRLLEMLALNSGDMSKLTQQQRKAFEEYKFWKTQPVARFDEKVEEEGPINPPRRVEDVRDEPYPLLEEFEWRTMDITTGQDLEDVFVLLNENYIEDKDSTFRFNYTREFFNWALKPPGWRKEWHVGVRVRQSGRLVAFISAVPTTLEVRGREMKSVEINFLCIHKKLRSKRLAPILIKEITRRVNKCDIWHALYSAGIVLPSPISTCRYTHRPLNWSKLFDVGFTALPANATKTQMLAKYTLPKKPLVEGLRPMTDADVDGAFDLFNRYQKRFELIQTFDKSEFRHWFLGNEETPSVIYSYVVQNSEGKITDFVSFYSLPFTILKNPLHKELGIGYLFYYASDADFDYEDRYDPTATELLRKRLTQLINDVCILARDLKMDVFNALTSQDNALFLEDLKFGPGDGFLNFYLFNYRANPIRGGLTEDKKFDAKNRSNQGVVML, translated from the coding sequence ATGGGCGATTCAGGTGACGCGCAAAAGAtgcagcggctgctggAGATGCTGGCGCTCAACAGCGGGGACATGTCGAAGCtgacgcagcagcagcgcaagGCGTTTGAGGAGTACAAGTTCTGGAAGACGCAGCCCGTGGCGCGTTTTGACGAGAAGGTGGAGGAAGAGGGCCCGATCAATCCGCCGCGGCGTGTGGAGGACGTGCGGGACGAGCCGTacccgctgctggaggagtTCGAGTGGCGGACGATGGACATCACGACCGGCCAGGACCTGGAGGACGTGTTCGTGCTGTTGAACGAGAACTACATCGAGGACAAGGACTCGACGTTCCGGTTCAATTACACGCGCGAGTTCTTTAACTGGGCGCTGAAGCCACCGGGGTGGCGTAAGGAGTGGCACGTGGGCGTGCGGGTGCGGCAGTCGGGACGGCTGGTGGCGTTCATCAGCGCGGTGCCCACGACGCTGGAGGTGCGCGGGCGGGAGATGAAGAGCGTAGAGATCAACTTCCTGTGCATACACAAGAAGCTGCGCTCGAAGCGCCTGGCGCCGATCCTGATCAAGGAGATCACGCGCCGCGTGAACAAGTGCGATATCTGGCACGCGCTGTACTCCGCGGGCATCGTACTGCCCTCGCCGATCTCGACCTGCCGCTACACGCACCGGCCGCTCAACTGGTCGAAGCTTTTCGACGTCGGCTTTACGGCGCTGCCTGCGAACGCGACCAAGACGCAGATGCTGGCCAAGTACACCCTGCCCAAGAAGCCGCTGGTCGAGGGCCTGCGCCCGATGACCGACGCGGACGTGGACGGCGCGTTCGATCTGTTCAACCGCTACCAGAAGCGCTTCGAGCTCATTCAGACGTTCGACAAGAGCGAGTTCCGCCACTGGTTCCTGGGCAACGAGGAGACCCCGAGCGTCATTTACTCGTATGTGGTCCAAAACTCCGAGGGCAAGATCACCGACTTTGTTTCCTTCTACTCCTTGCCTTTCACCATCCTGAAAAACCCGCTGCACAAGGAACTCGGCATCGGCTACCTCTTCTACTACGCCTCCGACGCCGACTTTGACTACGAGGACCGCTACGACCCCACGGCCACGGAGCTTCTGCGCAAGCGTCTTACCCAGTTGATCAACGACGTCTGTATTCTGGCTCGGGACCTGAAGATGGACGTCTTCAACGCCCTGACCTCACAGGACAACGCGCTTTTCCTCGAGGATCTCAAGTTCGGACCCGGCGACGGTTTCTTGAACTTCTACCTTTTCAACTACCGCGCCAACCCCATTCGAGGCGGCCTCACCGAGGACAAGAAGTTTGACGCCAAGAACCGCAGCAACCAGGGCGTCGTCATGCTCTAG
- the PWP1 gene encoding rRNA-processing protein PWP1 (Syntenic homolog of Saccharomyces cerevisiae YLR196W (PWP1)): MLSSTTWVPRGFASEFPEKYELDDAEMARINELAQLQLDDAEEGLEEAGGAQEGAALWAQLDGDDDLKEYDLEHYDEEDAGAGAEVTMFPGLSGEARFHEGEEGQDAYLSLPTVEEEQEERAELQVYPTDNLVLATRTEDDISYLDVYVYDDGAGFHDEAVPQEAGDAQDPDVARGLIRDASLYVHHDLMLPAFPLCVEWVNYRPGSNSDAPANFAAVGTFDPTIELWNLDCVDRAFPDMILGEPADSATASKKSKKKKKGKKQHVATHHTDAVLSLAHNRHFRAVLASTSADHTVKLWDLNHGRAARSLDAVHSATAVSSSQWHPSDGSILLTAGYDSRVALSDVRIANDAGMSKYWKVMKGEEIESATFVSETVFLAGTDSGNVYSFDLRNGEDSAPLWTLNAHDSGISSLSVSPSIPNMLVTSAMGEKVIKLWKTPAEGASAQEGPRMVLSRDFGVGNVLSTSFAPDVEVASTFVVGGTSPGLKLWDAFTNRTVRKSFASELQAVQQRAREEAKQLGKASRIARKYISNSNPDTVVTVDDNGSDEEEQEGAADDWEDEE, translated from the coding sequence ATGTTATCTTCGACTACGTGGGTGCCGCGTGGCTTTGCATCAGAGTTTCCGGAGAAGTACGAGCTGGATGACGCGGAGATGGCGCGGATCAacgagctggcgcagctgcagctggacgaTGCGGAGGAAGGCCTGGAAGAGGCCGGTGGTGCGCAGgagggcgcggcgctgtGGGCGCAATTGGACGGTGACGACGACCTGAAGGAGTACGACTTGGAGCActacgacgaggaggaTGCGGGCGCGGGTGCAGAGGTGACGATGTTCCCGGGGCTCTCGGGCGAGGCGCGCTTCCACGAGGGTGAGGAGGGGCAGGACGCGTACCTGAGCTTGCCAACCGTagaggaggagcaggaggagcggGCGGAGCTGCAGGTGTACCCGACAGACAACCTGGTGCTGGCAACGCGGACGGAAGACGACATTTCGTACCTGGACGTGTACGTGTACGACGACGGCGCGGGGTTCCACGACGAGGCGGTGCCGCAGGAGGCCGGGGACGCGCAGGACCCCGACGTGGCGCGCGGGCTGATACGGGACGCGTCGTTGTACGTGCACCACGACCTGATGTTGCCGGCATTCCCGCTGTGCGTGGAGTGGGTGAACTACCGGCCCGGGTCGAACTCTGACGCGCCGGCAAACTTTGCGGCGGTCGGCACCTTCGACCCCACGATCGAGCTGTGGAACCTGGACTGTGTGGACCGCGCGTTCCCCGACATGATCCTCGGCGAGCCCGCGGACTCTGCGACCGCGTCCAAGAAgtcgaagaagaagaagaagggCAAGAAGCAGCACGTGGCTACACACCACACAGACGCCGTGCTCTCGCTGGCCCACAACCGCCACTTCCGTGCGGTGCTGGCGTCGACGTCGGCCgaccacactgtgaagtTATGGGACCTTAACCACGGCCGTGCCGCGCGGTCGCTGGATGCCGTGCACAGCGCCACCGCAGTCTCCTCTTCCCAGTGGCATCCTTCTGATGGTTCGATCCTGCTGACGGCGGGTTACGACTCGCGCGTCGCGCTCTCGGACGTGCGGATTGCCAACGACGCAGGGATGAGCAAGTACTGGAAGGTTATGAAGGGCGAAGAGATCGAGTCGGCCACGTTTGTGAGCGAGACTGTCTTCTTGGCCGGTACCGACAGCGGTAATGTCTACTCGTTTGACCTGCGGAACGGAGAAGACAGCGCTCCTCTGTGGACGCTGAATGCACACGACTCGGGGATCTCGTCTCTGAGCGTCAGCCCCTCAATCCCCAACATGCTGGTCACCAGCGCCATGGGCGAAAAGGTCATTAAGTTGTGGAAGACGCCAGCCGAGGGCGCCTCTGCGCAGGAGGGCCCCCGCATGGTCTTGTCTCGCGACTTCGGCGTGGGCAACGTCTTGAGCACAAGCTTCGCTCCGGACGTCGAGGTGGCCAGCACATTCGTCGTTGGTGGTACGAGCCCTGGCCTGAAACTGTGGGATGCCTTCACCAACCGCACTGTGCGCAAGAGCTTTGCCTCGGAGCTGCAGGCtgtccagcagcgggcCAGAGAAGAGGCCAAGCAGCTCGGCAAGGCGTCCCGTATCGCCAGGAAATACATCAGCAACAGTAATCCGGACACCGTTGTCACCGTGGATGACAACGGCagcgacgaggaggagcaaGAGGGCGCTGCGGACGACTGGGAGGACGAAGAGTGA
- the UGX2 gene encoding Ugx2p (Syntenic homolog of Saccharomyces cerevisiae YDL169C (UGX2)): MTNKVFLSECMLQSEKSVAYSTSFASEPYAGSATCQFTISTSESQGFSWNQDIFASQYQQLCKVIYDGHVDSVDKLLQKITPPGNHEENVYMDVFEAERGAERGAEYGQRFGPAEASPSRRGSNFDEWRSRMSRELSKPRRRSEQSISFASDSKNGTYRAADVVVIDVEAATPENMHFKELLS, from the coding sequence ATGACGAACAAGGTGTTCCTCTCAGAATGCATGCTACAAAGTGAAAAGTCGGTGGCCTACTCGACGTCGTTTGCCTCCGAGCCGTATGCAGGCAGTGCTACGTGCCAGTTCACAATATCCACGTCCGAGTCGCAGGGCTTTTCGTGGAACCAGGATATCTTCGCAAGCCAGTACCAGCAGTTGTGCAAGGTTATCTACGACGGGCACGTCGACTCCGTGGACAAGCTCCTCCAGAAAATCACACCGCCTGGGAACCACGAGGAGAACGTGTACATGGACGTGTTCGAGGCGGAGCGTGGGGCGGAGCGCGGGGCGGAATACGGGCAACGGTTCGGACCGGCGGAGGCGTCGCCGTCGCGGCGGGGATCGAACTTCGACGAGTGGCGAAGCCGGATGTCGCGGGAGCTCAGCAAGCCGCGACGGCGGTCCGAGCAGAGCATTTCGTTTGCGTCGGACTCGAAGAACGGGACCTACCGAGCGGCCGACGTGGTGGTGATCGACGTGGAGGCGGCCACGCCGGAGAACATGCATTTCAAGGAGCTGCTCAGCTGa